Proteins co-encoded in one Opitutus terrae PB90-1 genomic window:
- the rnc gene encoding ribonuclease III — protein MSDSPSPLAALQTRLIYTFRDPALLERAVTHTSYLPENPDIAESNQRLEFLGDAVLQLILTEALFELFPGDREGPLSRRRAALTKGAFLVELARELQLDRCLLLGSSEEASGGRTRSSALEDAFEALVGALYLDSDLALTRRIVLGLYGDLPSRLSGVVNEENPKGRLQELIQPEYGNQALRYEVTGIEGEDHARAYEVAVFLHDRVLGSGRGPSKKLAEEAAARVALETLKAQ, from the coding sequence GTGTCCGACTCTCCCTCACCTCTCGCAGCCCTGCAGACCCGGCTGATTTACACGTTTCGGGATCCGGCTTTGCTCGAACGTGCGGTCACGCACACGTCCTATCTCCCGGAGAATCCGGACATCGCAGAGAGCAACCAGCGGTTGGAGTTTTTGGGTGACGCCGTGCTGCAGCTCATCCTGACGGAGGCGCTCTTCGAACTTTTTCCCGGCGATCGCGAGGGACCGTTGAGCCGCCGTCGCGCGGCCCTCACCAAAGGCGCCTTTCTCGTCGAGCTCGCGCGCGAGTTGCAGCTCGATCGGTGTCTGCTCCTCGGCTCGAGCGAGGAGGCTTCTGGTGGACGCACGCGATCGTCTGCCTTGGAAGACGCCTTCGAAGCTTTGGTGGGCGCGCTTTATCTCGACAGCGACCTGGCGCTCACGCGCCGGATCGTGCTCGGGCTGTACGGCGATCTGCCCAGTCGGCTGTCGGGCGTGGTCAACGAGGAGAATCCGAAAGGCCGGTTGCAGGAACTCATTCAACCGGAATACGGCAACCAGGCGCTGCGCTACGAGGTCACGGGCATCGAAGGTGAAGATCACGCCCGCGCCTACGAGGTGGCTGTGTTTCTCCACGATCGCGTCCTCGGCTCGGGCCGCGGACCGTCGAAAAAACTCGCCGAAGAGGCCGCCGCGCGAGTGGCGCTGGAGACGCTGAAGGCGCAGTAA